One window of the Haloarcula limicola genome contains the following:
- the orc4 gene encoding DNA replication protein Orc4, producing MTPDSSPSSVDDPLFESGHRIFANKDLLKIGHVPEADRIVGRDEEISKLAKRLNGAVHGYSPENVMIYGKTGTGKSLVSKHVCQRAQNAAQDDVEIGTAYIDCAEDNTETQAISSLAAKLNDESSTGITVPYTGLSTSKYYKLLWKTLDAQFDSVIIILDEIDLMNDDSMLMKLSRAEEAGKIDCSVGVIAISNKIQYVDNVNERVKSSFQHKELFFKPYDANQLREIMFNREDAFQDGILSEDVIPLSAAFAAQEHGDARKAIDILRHAGEVAYETGAEQVTEEHVRQAQQHAEKDRFRELVNGAPTQAKAALLALTELSVNSNDDAFLTSRVYDQYERICNHLDMDILSVRRFRDILKEQAFLGVVEIEKINKGSAGGIHLQNRLIEDPQVVRETILEDSRMQDWSRE from the coding sequence ATGACGCCCGACTCTTCACCCAGTTCTGTCGACGACCCACTCTTTGAATCCGGGCATCGTATCTTCGCGAACAAGGATCTCCTGAAAATCGGCCACGTTCCAGAGGCTGACCGGATTGTCGGTCGCGACGAAGAAATTTCGAAGCTCGCAAAACGACTCAATGGCGCTGTCCACGGGTACTCCCCAGAGAATGTGATGATCTACGGGAAAACAGGGACCGGTAAATCTCTCGTTTCAAAACACGTCTGTCAACGAGCTCAAAATGCCGCACAGGATGACGTCGAGATTGGAACCGCGTATATCGACTGTGCTGAAGACAATACCGAGACCCAAGCAATCTCCTCGCTTGCCGCGAAGCTGAACGATGAATCTTCCACTGGAATCACCGTCCCCTATACCGGCCTCAGTACGTCGAAATATTATAAACTCCTCTGGAAGACGCTTGACGCTCAATTCGATTCTGTGATTATCATCTTGGACGAGATCGACTTGATGAATGACGACAGTATGCTGATGAAGCTCTCACGCGCTGAGGAAGCGGGAAAAATCGACTGTAGTGTCGGTGTTATCGCGATCAGTAACAAGATCCAGTACGTCGACAACGTGAACGAGCGCGTGAAAAGCAGCTTCCAACACAAGGAGCTGTTCTTCAAACCGTACGACGCCAACCAGCTCCGAGAGATCATGTTCAATCGCGAGGATGCCTTCCAGGACGGCATTCTTTCCGAGGATGTGATTCCGCTCTCGGCAGCCTTCGCAGCCCAAGAACACGGCGATGCTCGGAAGGCTATCGACATTCTTCGCCACGCTGGGGAAGTCGCCTACGAGACTGGGGCAGAGCAAGTCACGGAGGAACACGTCCGGCAGGCCCAGCAACACGCCGAAAAAGACCGGTTCAGAGAACTCGTGAATGGCGCACCCACGCAGGCGAAAGCGGCGTTGTTGGCGCTGACGGAACTGAGTGTCAACAGCAACGACGATGCTTTCCTCACGAGCCGGGTGTACGACCAGTACGAACGCATCTGTAACCATCTCGATATGGATATCCTCTCCGTCCGTCGGTTCCGCGACATTCTGAAAGAGCAAGCCTTCCTCGGGGTTGTCGAAATCGAGAAGATCAACAAGGGGAGTGCGGGCGGCATCCACCTCCAGAACCGACTCATCGAGGATCCTCAGGTCGTCCGCGAAACGATCCTCGAGGACAGCCGAATGCAGGACTGGTCTCGCGAGTAG
- a CDS encoding ParA family protein, with protein MSGPDRKNSIDSTNCPNSPYDSIQTDEDSRAVSVCMLKGGVGKSTVAVNLARQLAAHDHDVLLIDLDPNGHASVGLGFDDQYHNTEETIGDVFFDDADPTSVVYDTSYEFDILPSSEDLEQVEREIVVGDVFQPSALLKREVVDPLLGETYDYIVTDSPAYRSRLTDNALVATANLVLPLAPGNEAMAGLERTIERQISPLRQHMDVDVLALVPNMLSGRIDQQTQDRQLLERLNSHDNLQDRIPNFARITDWEAVNAGDLKLSPGIRDRTNITKAYGERKPLLDYDPDCDQLICFDELAHIVEAGEVVRHG; from the coding sequence ATGAGTGGCCCAGATAGAAAGAATAGCATAGATAGCACGAATTGCCCGAATAGCCCATATGATTCGATACAGACTGACGAGGACTCTCGGGCTGTTTCGGTTTGTATGCTGAAGGGGGGCGTCGGCAAATCGACGGTCGCTGTCAACCTCGCTCGGCAGCTAGCCGCACACGACCACGACGTCCTCCTTATCGATCTTGACCCGAACGGCCACGCGTCCGTCGGATTGGGCTTTGACGACCAGTATCACAACACCGAGGAAACCATCGGTGACGTCTTCTTCGACGATGCTGACCCGACTTCTGTTGTCTACGACACCAGCTACGAGTTCGATATTCTCCCATCCAGCGAGGACTTAGAACAAGTCGAGCGAGAGATCGTCGTCGGTGACGTCTTCCAACCCTCTGCGCTGCTCAAGCGGGAAGTCGTCGACCCACTCCTTGGGGAGACGTACGATTACATTGTCACAGATTCTCCGGCGTACCGATCCCGACTCACGGATAACGCGCTCGTCGCGACGGCGAATCTGGTGCTTCCGCTCGCCCCCGGGAATGAGGCGATGGCCGGCTTGGAGCGGACCATCGAGCGACAGATCTCACCACTTCGGCAGCATATGGATGTCGACGTCCTAGCGCTGGTTCCGAATATGTTGAGCGGCCGTATTGACCAGCAGACCCAGGATCGACAGCTCCTCGAACGACTCAACTCACACGATAACCTCCAGGACCGCATCCCGAACTTCGCGCGGATTACGGACTGGGAGGCTGTCAACGCCGGCGATCTCAAACTGTCGCCGGGTATCCGTGACCGCACCAATATCACGAAGGCCTATGGTGAGCGCAAACCTCTGCTGGACTACGATCCCGACTGTGATCAGTTAATATGTTTCGACGAGTTGGCGCACATCGTCGAGGCCGGGGAGGTGGTCCGTCATGGCTGA